The proteins below are encoded in one region of Chloroflexota bacterium:
- a CDS encoding site-specific DNA-methyltransferase, giving the protein MRSPKLQSRRRSWYPYYAGFSEGFVEDALKTLALTEGAVILDPWNGSGTTTSVAHSTGYRTIGYDTNPALVLVAKGRLLGEDTTPSIASVAKEILHRAASRRSSPLGDEPYTRWFDTTSARRLRSIEWAIQHILIDHESYAPMSSRISLAGVSSLAAFFYVCLFSVVRELTEPLRASNPTWIPDHSSAPLTASWTFLKQAFECATARLTPGRAEHDQGSTIDIASSRRLPLGVGTVDAVITSPPYLTRIDYVVSTLPELATLGFSATQIRSLRDAMLGTPTITTDATLSVAESSGAAANLLERVASHPSKASSTYYLRYYGQYVTGMHDSFVELGRVASASAPLVIVVQDSYYKDVHVDLASVVSEFAAQNGWGLMGHYKFDSRTFAAINRGSRAYKRTFRATESVLVFERSLAHQVNSKPQIGNPLPY; this is encoded by the coding sequence GTGCGGAGCCCTAAACTCCAGTCGAGGCGGCGGTCTTGGTATCCCTACTACGCCGGGTTCTCCGAGGGGTTCGTCGAAGACGCGCTCAAGACTCTAGCCCTCACCGAAGGCGCGGTAATCCTGGATCCATGGAATGGTTCAGGGACGACAACATCGGTGGCCCATTCGACGGGCTATCGGACGATCGGCTATGACACAAATCCGGCCCTTGTCCTCGTTGCCAAGGGTCGCCTCCTCGGCGAGGACACAACTCCCAGCATCGCCTCGGTCGCCAAGGAGATCCTGCACCGAGCCGCCAGTCGGCGGAGTTCGCCGCTTGGTGACGAGCCATACACGCGCTGGTTCGATACGACGTCCGCACGGCGCCTCAGGTCGATCGAGTGGGCAATCCAGCACATTCTGATCGACCACGAGTCATACGCTCCGATGTCCTCGAGGATCTCCTTGGCCGGCGTGTCGTCGCTCGCCGCGTTCTTTTATGTCTGCCTCTTCTCGGTCGTCCGGGAGCTGACGGAGCCCTTACGGGCCAGCAACCCAACGTGGATTCCTGACCACTCCTCGGCGCCGCTGACGGCGTCTTGGACTTTCCTTAAGCAGGCCTTTGAGTGCGCAACAGCAAGACTGACCCCTGGGCGTGCCGAGCATGATCAAGGGTCCACGATCGACATCGCCAGTTCCAGGCGTCTCCCGTTGGGCGTTGGGACGGTAGATGCTGTGATTACATCGCCGCCGTACCTGACGAGGATCGACTACGTTGTGTCGACTCTTCCCGAACTCGCCACACTCGGTTTCTCGGCCACACAGATTCGGTCTCTGCGCGACGCAATGCTCGGAACACCAACCATCACGACGGACGCCACGTTGTCTGTTGCAGAATCCTCTGGAGCGGCCGCGAACCTTCTCGAGCGAGTCGCCAGCCATCCCTCAAAGGCATCGAGCACCTACTACCTTCGCTACTACGGTCAGTACGTGACTGGGATGCACGATTCGTTCGTTGAACTTGGCCGGGTGGCCTCTGCCTCGGCACCATTGGTCATCGTGGTCCAGGATTCCTATTACAAGGATGTTCATGTCGACCTAGCGAGCGTCGTCAGCGAGTTTGCCGCGCAAAACGGATGGGGCCTGATGGGTCACTACAAGTTCGACTCGCGCACGTTCGCCGCGATCAATCGAGGAAGTCGAGCGTACAAACGCACGTTTCGGGCGACAGAATCGGTGCTCGTGTTTGAGAGATCACTCGCACATCAGGTCAACAGCAAGCCTCAGATCGGAAATCCACTGCCTTACTAG
- a CDS encoding DUF262 domain-containing protein, with amino-acid sequence MAMDVGTNSFTVAEYVAQMGRNEIRVNREYQRSPKVWPTAARSYLIETMLLGYPIPKLTIFQRTDLRTRSTAKEIVDGQQRSQTIFDFVNDGFRLGSNTAYRGRYFSQLDEDDQHKLLSYMLSVDVLVNANEDQIRQLFRRINSFTVPLNRQEIRNAIFQGQFKWFIVSLVDRYSQSLKMMGVFREQQLARMADAELFSELIMAIESGIQTTSQPKINLFYRQRDDAFDDGPRLDRIFDETFGMLMRWRAIHATAVVRPSNFYALFLAVAHELRPIAVLQGVVERPEAGAIAEDVALTNLTAIVEGVESPLENDWLREFIDAQATGTNTERNRVIRFRWLSRALEPPVLP; translated from the coding sequence GTGGCCATGGACGTCGGAACAAACAGCTTCACCGTCGCGGAATACGTTGCCCAGATGGGTAGGAACGAAATCCGCGTCAACCGAGAATACCAACGTTCTCCAAAGGTATGGCCGACAGCAGCACGTTCGTACCTAATTGAGACCATGTTGCTCGGCTATCCAATCCCAAAACTGACCATATTTCAACGCACGGACCTGCGAACGCGTTCTACGGCCAAGGAAATAGTCGATGGTCAGCAACGGAGTCAGACCATATTCGACTTCGTGAACGACGGCTTCAGGCTCGGATCAAATACGGCATATCGGGGACGTTACTTCAGTCAGTTGGATGAAGACGACCAGCACAAGCTCCTGTCGTACATGTTGTCGGTCGATGTATTGGTAAACGCGAACGAGGACCAAATCAGACAGTTGTTCCGTCGGATCAACAGTTTCACGGTGCCCCTCAACCGCCAGGAAATTCGGAACGCGATCTTTCAGGGACAGTTCAAATGGTTCATCGTGTCGCTTGTCGACCGATACTCACAGAGTCTCAAGATGATGGGTGTGTTCCGAGAGCAGCAGCTCGCTAGGATGGCGGATGCTGAACTTTTCTCGGAACTCATCATGGCTATCGAGTCGGGCATCCAGACGACTAGCCAACCGAAGATCAACCTGTTCTATCGACAGCGGGATGACGCGTTCGACGACGGTCCCCGGCTGGACCGAATCTTCGACGAAACGTTTGGCATGCTCATGCGTTGGCGAGCTATCCACGCTACCGCCGTGGTTCGGCCCTCCAATTTCTACGCACTCTTCCTCGCTGTTGCGCATGAGCTCAGGCCGATCGCTGTGCTCCAGGGCGTGGTGGAGCGACCCGAGGCTGGCGCGATTGCCGAGGACGTCGCCCTGACCAACCTCACTGCGATCGTGGAAGGTGTGGAGAGTCCGTTGGAGAACGACTGGCTCAGGGAGTTCATCGACGCCCAGGCGACTGGGACGAACACAGAACGGAACCGGGTGATCCGGTTCAGATGGCTCTCGCGGGCCTTGGAGCCGCCTGTCTTGCCGTGA